Proteins co-encoded in one Halodesulfovibrio marinisediminis DSM 17456 genomic window:
- a CDS encoding class I SAM-dependent rRNA methyltransferase, whose protein sequence is MKQLILKKGEDRRIRLGHLWIFSNEVDTKKSPLKEFEPGESAVVVNAQGRPIGTAYVNPNSLICARMISNRPHEGLTEALLDKRISQALTLRESMFDKPFYRMVFAEGDFLPGLVIDRYDDLLVAQLTTAGMEKMKDQITSVLCDILHPKAILYRNDSANRPLEGLDRYVEQAVGTVPANIAIEENGVKFEVPMIEGQKTGWFYDQRTNRRDFASFCNGKRVLDAFCYAGSFGCNAVKAGAKEVTFLDASKIALDAAVHNASLNGSPDKVDTVYGDALDTLQELKDSGAQFDVICVDPPAFIKRKKAFKEGLSAYQRVNKLAMDLVVDGGIVTSCSCSQHLSAHDLNRVLLHAASKSKTRIQTLIQGHQGPDHPVHPAMPETHYLKSYTVRVFKS, encoded by the coding sequence ATGAAACAATTAATTCTTAAAAAAGGTGAAGACCGTCGTATCCGCCTCGGTCACCTCTGGATTTTCAGCAACGAAGTAGACACCAAGAAAAGCCCACTCAAGGAATTTGAACCGGGCGAAAGCGCTGTAGTAGTGAACGCTCAAGGGCGTCCAATTGGTACAGCGTATGTGAACCCGAACTCTCTCATCTGCGCACGTATGATCAGCAACCGTCCTCATGAAGGACTGACTGAAGCACTACTCGACAAGCGCATTTCTCAGGCACTTACCCTGCGTGAGTCCATGTTCGACAAGCCATTCTACCGCATGGTTTTCGCAGAAGGCGATTTCCTTCCGGGTCTGGTAATTGATCGCTATGACGATCTCCTCGTAGCGCAGCTCACTACTGCGGGCATGGAAAAGATGAAAGATCAGATCACATCTGTTCTCTGTGATATCCTGCATCCTAAAGCGATTCTTTACCGCAACGACTCTGCAAACCGCCCACTCGAAGGTCTCGACCGTTATGTTGAGCAGGCTGTAGGCACTGTTCCTGCTAACATCGCTATTGAAGAAAACGGTGTAAAATTTGAAGTGCCTATGATTGAAGGTCAGAAAACCGGATGGTTCTACGATCAGCGTACCAACCGTCGTGATTTCGCTTCCTTCTGTAACGGCAAACGCGTTCTTGACGCATTCTGCTACGCTGGCAGCTTCGGCTGTAACGCTGTAAAAGCTGGAGCAAAAGAAGTTACCTTCCTGGACGCATCTAAAATTGCTCTTGATGCAGCAGTGCACAACGCAAGCCTCAACGGTTCTCCTGACAAAGTAGATACTGTATACGGCGATGCGCTCGACACATTGCAGGAACTTAAAGATTCCGGCGCACAGTTCGACGTAATCTGTGTTGACCCGCCTGCATTCATCAAGCGTAAGAAAGCATTCAAAGAAGGTCTTTCCGCATACCAGCGCGTTAACAAACTCGCTATGGATCTTGTTGTAGATGGCGGCATCGTAACCAGCTGCTCCTGTTCCCAGCACTTAAGCGCACATGACTTGAACCGCGTACTTCTGCACGCAGCATCCAAGTCCAAAACCCGCATCCAGACCCTTATTCAGGGTCATCAGGGTCCAGACCATCCTGTACACCCTGCAATGCCGGAAACTCACTACCTCAAGAGCTACACAGTACGAGTGTTCAAAAGCTAA
- a CDS encoding EAL domain-containing protein yields MERVRESITNEFEKLTSFTVDWACWDDSHTFVRNGNQEFISSNLSKETFENLGVSFMLYFDKKGRAVYTRSYDPQRNALVDASPELLAHFSQNSPFLLTPTIRTITKGFLNLSGKIFLIVTHPIITSEFVGPINGVLVMGQPFDESLLKSLVATTGVDFSMKIADPATQPTSHKNNTPLNFEYSKDHILSGLFYSDYQGHDAFELLIRSPRNVSKLGDKTTALTLVLMLFVGGLLASFIFYILEKYILLRLKRLREQVTQIDSDSNEAEIFLDGEDELTDLANGISEMRQAIGRQEKFLTEALDSLGVGIVMVDPETRTIVDANHFALNMLKLDKKGLIGSHCKRFICPDKSGNCPVMDQHKDGDLRTCGITDSNGNHIPVFKSVRKLEKDGKTMLLESFMDLSELEKTQRELRVSKDRYQALFMNTGTATAILGDDYSLVFANNECAKLLGYELSELKSGMTWTQFVDPLCLPFVEKTHQERRTNPSRAPKRYESRAVRKDGETRDVMVTVALLPESSEYVVSMIDISEQKAAEKKLVFQALHDPLTKLPNRTFLEEKLLQSFKKSDQSGKLTGLLMLDMDRFKYINDTFGHSLGDQLLAHVADRLQDIVREQDMVARFGGDEFVIVADEISEIEELVLKAQEAISCFKKPIQLFENSLYLGLTVGVATYPIDGTTPDELIKNADIAMYRAKEMGKNTYAVFSDEMNNGVHQKLHLESDLREALALNQFIVHYQPQIDIETGTAFGVEALVRWQKPDGTLVSPAQFIPVAEETGLISQLDMWVLETSCRAGKIWHDLQLDLRVSVNFSTRLLHQNDIVERVVEILKRTGFSADRLTIEITETTLMHDVTRSLRTIKALREHGISFSLDDFGTGYSSLSYLRTLPIQTLKVDRSFIKDLGTNTPDAASLVKSIIGLATNLGLDVVAEGVETLEQQEFLMKHNCFKIQGYYYAPPLPEKDALIWIQHFLNKDLKNDSPQDAV; encoded by the coding sequence ATGGAACGCGTTCGTGAATCCATTACTAACGAATTTGAAAAATTAACATCGTTTACAGTAGACTGGGCATGCTGGGATGACAGCCACACTTTTGTTCGTAATGGAAATCAAGAGTTCATTTCATCAAATTTAAGTAAAGAGACTTTTGAAAACCTTGGGGTTAGCTTTATGCTCTACTTTGATAAAAAAGGGAGAGCCGTATACACCCGTAGCTATGACCCTCAACGTAACGCACTAGTAGATGCTTCCCCAGAACTACTTGCGCACTTTTCGCAAAATTCTCCTTTTTTGCTAACTCCAACAATCAGGACTATCACTAAAGGATTTCTCAATCTTTCTGGAAAAATATTTCTAATTGTAACGCACCCTATTATTACCAGTGAATTTGTCGGTCCAATCAATGGAGTATTGGTAATGGGGCAACCTTTTGACGAATCCCTTCTAAAATCTTTGGTGGCGACTACAGGCGTAGATTTTTCTATGAAAATTGCTGACCCAGCCACGCAACCAACTTCCCATAAAAACAATACTCCACTTAACTTTGAATATTCAAAAGATCACATTTTATCGGGACTATTTTATTCAGACTACCAAGGGCATGACGCTTTTGAGCTTTTAATACGGTCTCCAAGAAATGTAAGTAAACTCGGAGACAAGACAACAGCCTTGACTCTTGTGCTCATGCTGTTTGTAGGCGGTCTTCTTGCCTCGTTCATTTTCTATATTCTAGAAAAATATATTCTCTTACGTTTAAAGCGCCTGCGCGAACAGGTTACTCAAATTGATAGCGACTCAAATGAGGCAGAAATCTTTTTGGATGGCGAAGACGAACTCACCGACCTCGCAAACGGTATCAGCGAAATGCGGCAGGCAATTGGACGTCAAGAAAAGTTTCTTACTGAAGCATTAGATAGCTTAGGAGTCGGGATTGTCATGGTTGACCCTGAAACTCGTACTATCGTTGATGCAAACCATTTTGCCCTTAATATGTTGAAGCTGGACAAGAAAGGTCTCATCGGTAGCCACTGTAAGAGATTCATTTGCCCCGATAAGTCTGGAAATTGCCCAGTCATGGATCAACATAAAGATGGTGATTTGAGAACGTGCGGAATTACCGACTCCAACGGCAATCATATTCCTGTCTTTAAGTCAGTACGAAAACTCGAAAAAGACGGAAAAACAATGTTGTTGGAGTCTTTCATGGACTTAAGCGAGCTTGAAAAAACACAAAGGGAATTACGTGTTTCCAAAGACCGTTATCAAGCTCTGTTTATGAATACAGGAACAGCTACAGCCATTCTGGGAGACGATTACTCCTTAGTTTTTGCAAATAACGAGTGTGCTAAACTTTTGGGCTATGAACTTAGCGAGTTAAAATCCGGAATGACATGGACACAATTCGTTGATCCATTATGTCTTCCCTTTGTAGAAAAAACTCATCAGGAACGACGCACTAATCCTTCCCGTGCCCCTAAAAGGTATGAAAGCCGAGCTGTTAGAAAAGACGGGGAAACCAGAGATGTCATGGTCACAGTAGCGCTACTTCCTGAGAGCAGCGAATATGTTGTTTCCATGATTGACATTTCTGAACAAAAAGCCGCTGAAAAAAAACTGGTATTTCAAGCTCTTCATGACCCATTGACCAAATTGCCAAACAGAACCTTTCTTGAAGAAAAGCTATTGCAGTCATTTAAAAAGTCAGACCAATCAGGAAAGCTTACGGGCCTGTTAATGCTCGACATGGATCGATTTAAATATATTAACGATACGTTTGGTCACTCTCTTGGCGATCAGTTGTTAGCTCATGTGGCCGATAGGCTGCAGGACATCGTACGGGAGCAAGACATGGTTGCTCGTTTCGGCGGCGATGAATTTGTTATCGTAGCTGATGAAATTTCAGAGATCGAAGAACTTGTGCTTAAAGCTCAAGAAGCTATTTCATGCTTTAAAAAACCAATTCAACTATTTGAAAACTCACTATATTTGGGGTTAACTGTAGGGGTAGCAACGTACCCAATAGACGGAACAACCCCTGACGAACTGATTAAAAATGCTGACATTGCAATGTATCGTGCAAAAGAGATGGGCAAAAATACGTACGCTGTTTTCTCTGACGAAATGAATAACGGTGTGCATCAGAAACTTCATCTTGAATCTGATCTACGTGAAGCTTTGGCGCTAAATCAGTTTATCGTGCATTATCAGCCTCAAATTGACATCGAAACAGGAACAGCTTTTGGCGTTGAAGCGTTGGTACGATGGCAAAAACCAGATGGCACTCTCGTTTCTCCAGCGCAGTTCATTCCTGTAGCGGAAGAAACAGGACTTATTTCTCAGCTGGATATGTGGGTTCTGGAAACCTCATGTCGTGCAGGCAAAATTTGGCATGACCTGCAGCTTGATCTTCGTGTTTCAGTCAATTTCTCTACTCGACTTTTACACCAAAACGATATTGTTGAACGCGTGGTGGAAATTCTTAAACGTACCGGGTTCTCTGCTGATCGTTTAACTATCGAAATTACAGAAACAACTCTTATGCATGACGTAACTCGTTCGCTCCGCACCATAAAAGCGTTGCGTGAACATGGCATAAGTTTTTCTCTGGATGACTTTGGTACTGGGTATTCTTCACTCAGTTATCTCAGAACATTGCCAATCCAGACTTTGAAAGTTGATCGAAGTTTCATCAAGGACTTGGGAACCAATACCCCTGATGCTGCGTCATTAGTTAAATCCATAATTGGCCTAGCAACTAACCTTGGTCTCGATGTTGTTGCGGAAGGTGTAGAAACCTTAGAACAACAAGAATTTCTTATGAAACATAATTGCTTCAAAATTCAAGGCTACTATTATGCACCGCCACTCCCAGAGAAAGATGCTCTTATCTGGATTCAACACTTTCTAAATAAAGACCTTAAAAATGATTCTCCGCAAGATGCTGTCTAA
- a CDS encoding trimeric intracellular cation channel family protein has protein sequence MEALSYFTAMAGTVAFAVTAVLAVSKRGIDLFGACVLGITTAIGGGTIRDLVLDVPVFWATDLNYIWVGLISSLATFVALPFFKRKFIYLLLLYIDGFGASLFAIQAMDKVWELNFGLPVAPILLGVTTAIGGGVTRDVLAGRKTLIMSRELYATPVLFGCILFSIASYVLPEYRATWASVCIAIIFGIRSAAIHWKLSVPNWLMTQTAEDDLD, from the coding sequence ATGGAAGCATTAAGTTACTTTACAGCTATGGCAGGAACTGTTGCCTTTGCCGTTACAGCCGTGCTTGCGGTTTCTAAACGAGGCATCGACCTTTTTGGCGCATGCGTACTTGGTATTACCACCGCAATCGGCGGGGGGACAATCAGAGATCTTGTCCTTGATGTGCCTGTTTTTTGGGCTACTGATCTCAACTACATATGGGTCGGACTTATCTCAAGCCTTGCAACATTTGTTGCACTCCCCTTTTTCAAAAGGAAATTTATTTACCTGCTTTTATTGTATATTGATGGATTTGGAGCATCTCTTTTTGCAATTCAAGCAATGGATAAAGTCTGGGAATTAAATTTCGGACTACCAGTCGCTCCCATCTTACTGGGTGTAACAACTGCTATTGGCGGCGGAGTGACCCGTGATGTACTTGCAGGTCGAAAAACCCTTATAATGTCAAGAGAACTTTATGCAACTCCAGTTCTCTTCGGTTGCATACTCTTTTCCATAGCATCGTATGTACTTCCTGAATACAGAGCGACTTGGGCATCTGTCTGCATTGCAATCATCTTTGGCATTCGTTCTGCAGCTATCCACTGGAAACTCTCTGTTCCCAATTGGCTGATGACACAAACTGCAGAAGACGATCTCGACTAA
- a CDS encoding OmpP1/FadL family transporter gives MKSTRSCTLRYLTAVFTIILLLGKYAAVPCYAGGVWLYEIGTPDLGTATAGRSATALDASVAITNPAAMPYLDRPQLMMGFQALIINSEFSKDLSRYEGGDGGNAGGIMPAGSFSYAAPVNEHTWLGVGFGSYFGLGLDYDDNWSGRYYVQESSLITAGASVSLGTKITESFSIGAGIDVLVAKLLIKTAINNFPLRNSANDGELKVDATTTGIGANLGFFYTITPALRAGLTYRSPIKLDFDDAVSISNLGPILEKTLTASQLLGKELDVTITIPQAVSLGVEYDITKKWAVLGNFGWQNWSQFGELEVSISNTNISDAVIDLDYNDTWHFAIGIRGRIAPKWIWSTGAAYDTSPCSESNRSPALPLDRQLRYATGVQYEIDDDVTIGLAYQFLDAGKGKINKEGGPLTGPLKGEYSPNHIHYVAINVGWKF, from the coding sequence ATGAAATCTACACGCAGTTGCACGTTACGCTATCTAACCGCTGTATTCACCATAATACTACTTCTTGGAAAATATGCTGCGGTGCCCTGCTATGCCGGAGGGGTATGGCTCTACGAAATTGGCACACCTGACCTTGGTACTGCCACAGCCGGAAGAAGCGCCACAGCATTAGATGCTTCAGTCGCAATAACCAACCCGGCAGCAATGCCCTACCTAGACCGGCCACAACTCATGATGGGATTTCAAGCACTCATTATTAATTCTGAATTCTCTAAAGATCTAAGCAGATATGAGGGTGGGGATGGCGGAAACGCTGGTGGAATTATGCCAGCAGGCAGTTTCAGCTATGCAGCCCCAGTTAATGAGCACACTTGGCTTGGAGTTGGTTTTGGTTCCTACTTCGGATTAGGGCTAGATTATGATGATAACTGGAGCGGAAGATACTATGTACAAGAATCATCTTTGATTACAGCGGGAGCCAGTGTAAGCCTTGGCACCAAGATAACTGAATCATTTTCAATAGGTGCTGGTATTGATGTCCTAGTAGCAAAGCTTTTAATAAAAACAGCTATCAACAATTTTCCTCTTCGCAATTCTGCAAATGACGGAGAACTGAAAGTAGATGCCACCACCACTGGCATAGGCGCTAATTTAGGATTTTTTTATACCATTACCCCTGCACTGCGTGCAGGTCTTACCTACCGGTCCCCCATTAAGCTAGACTTTGATGACGCAGTCTCTATCTCTAACCTTGGTCCAATCCTTGAAAAAACTCTTACCGCTTCACAATTACTAGGCAAAGAACTGGATGTTACTATTACAATCCCCCAAGCAGTAAGCCTAGGAGTAGAATACGATATTACAAAAAAATGGGCTGTACTCGGTAATTTTGGATGGCAAAACTGGAGTCAGTTTGGAGAGCTGGAAGTATCAATATCCAACACTAACATTTCAGATGCTGTGATTGACCTAGATTACAACGACACATGGCATTTTGCGATAGGGATACGGGGAAGAATCGCCCCAAAATGGATATGGTCTACAGGGGCAGCGTACGACACATCACCATGTTCAGAAAGTAACCGGTCTCCTGCCCTGCCACTGGACAGACAACTACGCTACGCAACAGGCGTTCAATACGAAATAGATGACGATGTAACCATCGGACTAGCTTATCAGTTCCTTGATGCCGGGAAGGGCAAAATAAATAAAGAAGGAGGTCCACTTACAGGCCCCTTGAAAGGAGAGTATTCACCCAATCACATACACTATGTTGCTATAAATGTGGGATGGAAATTTTAA
- a CDS encoding HAD family hydrolase → MFSIRQRLKSQSYLLAVGLFVILTLCLFSIAKASDPLPSWNNGVVKTKILQFVSDITNKASKDYVLPEQRIAVFDNDGTLWVEQPISTQHVFIFDQIKKLVPNHPEWKTTQPFKALLEGDMETVGKFGTKGFLKMIIGTHSGMTATEFANEVSQWISKAKHPRFNRLYTKLVYQPQLELLAYLRANGFKTYIISGSGMEFMRPWTEKIYGIPPEQVVGSSVAVEFKMIDGKPAIIRLPKVNFINNNAGKPVGIYQHIGRRPILAFGNSDADIQMVQYTKAGNGKSLGLFLHHNDAKREYAYDRKGHIGTLDKALDIASENDWIIVDMKHDWKHILPN, encoded by the coding sequence ATGTTTTCAATTCGCCAGCGTCTTAAGTCCCAAAGCTATCTTTTGGCTGTTGGGCTATTCGTGATTCTCACTCTGTGCCTGTTTTCCATCGCAAAAGCCTCTGACCCACTTCCTTCATGGAACAATGGAGTCGTAAAAACTAAAATTCTACAGTTTGTTTCAGACATCACAAACAAAGCCAGTAAGGACTATGTACTACCTGAGCAACGCATAGCTGTCTTCGACAACGATGGAACCTTGTGGGTTGAACAACCGATATCCACACAACATGTTTTCATCTTCGACCAAATAAAAAAGCTGGTACCGAATCACCCAGAATGGAAGACCACACAGCCTTTCAAGGCACTTCTAGAAGGAGACATGGAAACTGTCGGCAAGTTTGGCACAAAAGGCTTCCTTAAAATGATCATCGGCACACACTCCGGCATGACAGCCACAGAGTTCGCCAACGAGGTCAGCCAATGGATTTCCAAAGCCAAGCATCCACGCTTTAACCGGCTGTACACAAAGCTGGTCTATCAACCCCAACTTGAATTATTGGCTTATTTACGAGCCAACGGTTTCAAAACCTATATAATTTCCGGCAGTGGAATGGAGTTCATGCGACCATGGACCGAAAAAATCTATGGAATTCCCCCTGAACAGGTTGTCGGCTCAAGTGTAGCCGTCGAATTTAAGATGATCGACGGCAAACCAGCTATTATTCGGCTCCCAAAAGTAAATTTCATCAATAACAATGCCGGAAAACCCGTCGGCATATATCAACATATTGGGCGTCGCCCTATCCTTGCTTTTGGTAACTCAGACGCAGACATACAGATGGTTCAATACACCAAGGCAGGAAACGGTAAAAGCTTAGGACTTTTTCTTCATCACAACGACGCCAAGCGTGAATATGCCTATGATCGTAAAGGCCACATAGGAACATTAGATAAAGCACTCGACATTGCATCAGAAAATGACTGGATCATCGTAGATATGAAACATGACTGGAAACACATACTTCCGAATTAA
- the polA gene encoding DNA polymerase I codes for MSLQERLGLTSKPVYLIDGSAFIFRAFYAMQHLKRADGFPTNALFIVSRILMKMLRDESPEHIAFVLDGRGKNFRHELYGEYKANRSATPEDLVLQLEPIREMVKHLGIHLIVSNGCEADDCIAALAKRLKKDNPVVIVGADKDLKQCLDANVFLWDPGAKQEKLTSLEDFMEETNLSPAQWADYQAIIGDSSDNIPGVPGIGPKTADKIFAEFKSLEEIRDRFDELKPNLQKKFADHLDNMFIFRQLTTLNTDTCDQEKLEDFKLEPVNRDTLLDFVKEYELRALVREVNTLSHADAPAPEPKKKKVATDQLGLFGGGEKIVPDEPDASPAMSASDVTGLTSCKDKRVAVLLKEQTENNSVLVAIEQTEFLYAGKMDELAEFCTAAKQIITPDAKALFRQHAGWSSIDPNKLLDLGLMAYLLNPEDRDYSWKKLSRKADELDISRKNGGLLALAIAEELERSLDGGHLRPLMLDIELPLVGVLADMEEAGIRIDRVAFEEFLKEVQADLNNLTRSIYDIAGKPFNIRSAQQLGNVLFEDLGLASKTKTSGGQASTSQAVLEKLAGQHKIIDLILEYRKLEKLRSTYLEPLPKLADKNDRIHTTFNQLATATGRLSSSNPNLQNIPARGEFGTRMRSCFVAAEGKKLVSADYSQVELRVLAHCSQDPTLLDAFKQDKDIHSSTAALLFDKTVEEVSADQRRDAKTINFGLIYGMGPQKLAGELKISLKEAKKFIARYFEKLQHLKEFYDNVEEDTKKLGYVATLASRRRYLPEINSGNNMLQSQARRQAINTVIQGSAADIIKIAMIKTAEDQQLKQLGAQLILQIHDELVLEVPTENAEAAARRLQEIMSNVAPDGKNLMDVPLKVDAGIGDRWNEAH; via the coding sequence ATGTCTTTACAAGAACGCCTTGGTCTTACTTCTAAGCCTGTCTACCTTATTGACGGCTCCGCATTCATTTTTCGGGCATTTTACGCCATGCAGCACCTTAAACGTGCAGATGGTTTCCCTACCAACGCCTTATTTATTGTTTCTCGTATCCTCATGAAAATGCTGCGGGATGAGTCTCCGGAACACATCGCCTTTGTTCTTGATGGACGTGGTAAGAACTTCCGTCACGAACTCTATGGTGAATATAAAGCCAACCGTTCTGCTACTCCTGAAGATCTGGTATTACAGCTCGAACCAATCAGAGAGATGGTAAAGCATCTCGGCATTCATCTCATTGTATCCAACGGTTGTGAAGCAGATGACTGCATTGCTGCACTGGCAAAACGACTCAAAAAAGATAACCCTGTTGTTATTGTTGGCGCTGATAAAGACTTAAAACAGTGCCTTGATGCAAATGTGTTTCTTTGGGATCCAGGTGCAAAACAAGAAAAACTCACCAGCCTTGAAGATTTCATGGAAGAGACCAACCTGAGTCCTGCTCAATGGGCAGACTATCAGGCAATCATCGGTGACTCTTCAGATAACATTCCAGGCGTTCCTGGAATCGGCCCAAAAACTGCCGATAAAATTTTTGCTGAATTTAAAAGTCTGGAAGAAATCCGTGACCGATTTGATGAACTCAAGCCGAACCTGCAAAAGAAATTTGCAGACCACCTCGACAACATGTTCATCTTCCGCCAGCTTACAACACTTAATACAGACACCTGTGACCAAGAAAAGCTGGAAGACTTTAAACTGGAGCCTGTTAATCGCGATACGCTGCTCGACTTTGTTAAAGAATACGAACTTCGTGCGCTTGTCCGTGAAGTAAACACCCTATCTCATGCAGATGCGCCAGCGCCGGAACCTAAGAAGAAAAAAGTCGCAACCGATCAGCTCGGTCTTTTTGGCGGCGGAGAAAAAATCGTTCCCGACGAGCCGGACGCTAGCCCTGCCATGTCAGCTAGTGACGTAACAGGTCTCACTTCCTGCAAAGACAAGCGCGTGGCAGTGCTGCTTAAAGAACAGACTGAAAACAATTCTGTACTTGTTGCAATTGAACAGACAGAATTCCTCTACGCAGGGAAAATGGATGAACTTGCAGAGTTCTGCACCGCTGCAAAGCAAATAATCACACCAGATGCAAAAGCGCTTTTCCGCCAGCATGCAGGCTGGTCTTCCATTGATCCGAACAAGCTGCTTGACCTAGGGCTGATGGCATACCTGCTAAACCCAGAAGATCGCGACTACTCATGGAAAAAACTTTCCCGAAAAGCAGACGAGCTGGATATCTCCCGTAAAAACGGTGGGCTTCTCGCTCTTGCCATTGCTGAAGAACTTGAACGCAGTCTGGATGGCGGCCACTTACGTCCGCTTATGCTCGACATCGAACTGCCGCTCGTCGGCGTACTGGCCGATATGGAAGAAGCGGGTATCCGCATTGACCGTGTGGCATTTGAAGAATTCCTGAAAGAAGTGCAGGCAGACCTCAACAATTTGACCCGTTCCATCTACGACATCGCTGGCAAGCCGTTCAATATCCGTTCTGCGCAGCAACTCGGTAACGTGCTATTCGAAGATTTAGGTCTTGCTTCCAAAACAAAAACAAGCGGTGGACAAGCTTCCACATCGCAGGCTGTTCTTGAAAAATTAGCTGGACAACACAAGATCATCGATCTGATTCTGGAATACAGAAAACTCGAAAAGCTGCGCTCTACCTATCTTGAGCCGTTACCGAAGCTTGCTGATAAAAATGACCGTATCCACACTACGTTCAACCAGCTTGCAACAGCAACAGGTCGCTTATCTTCAAGCAACCCGAACCTGCAAAACATCCCTGCACGCGGTGAGTTTGGTACCCGCATGCGCAGTTGTTTCGTGGCGGCTGAAGGCAAAAAACTTGTCTCCGCTGACTACTCTCAGGTTGAGCTGCGCGTACTTGCCCATTGTTCACAAGACCCGACCCTGCTGGATGCATTCAAACAGGACAAAGATATTCACAGCAGCACTGCTGCATTACTCTTTGACAAAACAGTTGAAGAAGTATCAGCAGACCAGCGACGCGATGCAAAGACCATCAACTTTGGCCTTATCTACGGCATGGGTCCTCAAAAGCTGGCTGGCGAACTCAAAATCTCCCTTAAGGAAGCAAAAAAGTTTATCGCACGCTACTTTGAAAAATTGCAGCATCTGAAAGAATTCTACGACAACGTAGAAGAAGACACCAAGAAGCTCGGTTACGTAGCAACGCTTGCAAGCAGACGCCGCTACCTGCCGGAAATCAACTCCGGCAACAACATGCTGCAGTCACAGGCTCGCAGACAGGCTATTAACACCGTCATTCAGGGCAGTGCAGCTGATATCATTAAGATCGCCATGATTAAGACTGCGGAAGACCAGCAGCTCAAGCAGCTGGGTGCGCAGCTTATTCTTCAGATTCACGATGAATTGGTACTTGAAGTACCTACCGAGAACGCTGAAGCTGCAGCACGTCGTCTTCAGGAAATCATGTCAAACGTCGCACCAGATGGTAAGAATCTGATGGACGTACCGCTCAAGGTTGACGCAGGAATTGGCGATCGTTGGAACGAAGCCCATTAA